The Fusobacterium sp. IOR10 genome window below encodes:
- a CDS encoding UvrD-helicase domain-containing protein has protein sequence MRKFIETDFWTPRGVEKLEFNAEKVVKEINNNILVSAGPGSGKTELLAQKACYLLETNQCKFPKKILAISFKKDAAKNLKDRVELRVGKELSNRFDSFTFDAFAVNILSRFRNGLPDNFRPTINYKVDLNLNNRFVMQELIRSFEGQKDLLLCELNSLNPSTFEREYLCENKLFLEKKINNSIGEKVSELIWNKKICEIYPSELSFNMINRLSEFILRMNPFILKYLRQTYEYVFLDEFQDTTQIQYDLLITCFKGSNLN, from the coding sequence ATGAGAAAATTTATAGAAACTGATTTTTGGACTCCTAGAGGAGTTGAAAAACTAGAATTTAATGCTGAGAAAGTTGTAAAAGAAATAAATAATAATATACTTGTTTCTGCGGGTCCAGGATCAGGAAAAACAGAATTACTTGCACAAAAAGCATGCTATTTATTAGAAACAAATCAATGTAAATTTCCAAAAAAAATTTTAGCTATAAGTTTTAAAAAAGATGCAGCTAAAAATTTAAAAGATAGGGTAGAGTTAAGAGTAGGGAAAGAATTGTCTAATAGATTTGATTCATTTACTTTTGATGCTTTTGCAGTTAATATTTTATCAAGATTTAGAAATGGGTTACCAGATAATTTTAGACCAACAATTAATTATAAAGTTGATCTTAATTTAAACAACAGATTTGTTATGCAAGAATTAATTAGATCTTTTGAAGGACAAAAAGATCTTTTATTATGTGAATTAAATTCTTTAAATCCCAGTACTTTCGAAAGAGAGTATTTATGTGAAAACAAATTATTTTTAGAAAAGAAGATTAATAATAGTATAGGGGAAAAGGTTTCTGAGCTCATCTGGAATAAAAAAATATGTGAAATTTATCCTTCAGAACTTTCTTTCAATATGATTAATAGGCTTTCTGAGTTTATTTTAAGAATGAATCCTTTTATTTTAAAATATCTAAGACAGACTTATGAGTATGTTTTTTTAGACGAATTTCAGGATACTACTCAGATACAGTATGATTTACTTATTACTTGTTTTAAAGGTAGTAATTTAAATTAA
- a CDS encoding ATP-dependent helicase has product MKDVFSIFINDFSAKHINLYSNYRSAPCLVKIQQTIIKELEGQDALLPEPTNNCYKENDGICYAWAYENEESEAVHIADKIKELLNKDKIKPREICILVRNKPEKYTFRIIQKLIDEGIEARIEKEFQDLLTEPLIILMLDLFKLIIYKRSSNAWREVLDYLLNSIIISDDFYKNERKIEVELEHFIKECKNEIKLGINLNKIFVKTIKFLNIDKIKSIYPQYNQNDYWKNICNILYSKLNEYIENYSLADSIKRFEGENSIPIMTMHKSKGLEFHTVFFIGLEDSSLWNYKKNLNEETNGFFVAFSRAKEKIVFTFCRSRKKRAQNWSEIKRLYELLNSSGVILELIN; this is encoded by the coding sequence TTGAAAGATGTTTTTAGTATTTTTATCAATGATTTTAGTGCAAAGCACATTAATTTATATAGTAATTATAGATCGGCACCTTGTTTAGTAAAAATTCAACAAACTATAATTAAAGAGTTAGAAGGTCAAGACGCTTTATTACCGGAACCAACTAACAATTGTTATAAAGAAAATGATGGAATTTGTTATGCATGGGCATATGAAAATGAAGAAAGTGAAGCAGTTCATATTGCCGATAAAATAAAAGAATTATTAAATAAAGATAAAATAAAACCCAGAGAAATATGTATTTTAGTAAGGAATAAACCTGAAAAATATACTTTTAGAATTATTCAAAAGTTAATAGACGAAGGCATTGAAGCAAGAATTGAAAAGGAATTTCAGGACTTATTAACAGAACCTTTAATTATTTTAATGTTAGATTTATTTAAACTTATAATTTATAAAAGAAGTTCAAATGCATGGAGAGAAGTATTAGATTATTTGTTAAATTCAATAATAATTTCAGATGATTTTTATAAAAATGAAAGAAAAATTGAAGTAGAATTAGAACATTTTATTAAAGAATGTAAAAATGAGATTAAATTAGGTATAAATTTAAATAAAATATTTGTAAAAACTATTAAATTTTTAAATATAGATAAAATTAAATCAATTTATCCTCAATATAATCAAAATGATTATTGGAAAAATATTTGTAACATTTTGTATTCTAAATTAAACGAGTATATTGAAAATTATAGTCTTGCTGACTCAATAAAAAGATTTGAAGGAGAAAATTCAATACCTATTATGACTATGCATAAAAGCAAAGGGTTAGAATTTCATACAGTTTTTTTTATAGGACTAGAGGATTCTTCTTTATGGAATTATAAAAAAAATTTAAATGAAGAGACTAATGGATTTTTTGTTGCATTTTCTAGAGCAAAAGAAAAAATAGTTTTTACTTTTTGTAGAAGCAGAAAGAAACGCGCTCAAAATTGGTCTGAGATAAAAAGATTATATGAATTATTGAATTCTTCAGGTGTAATTTTAGAATTGATAAATTAA
- a CDS encoding HD domain-containing protein, with the protein MNKKRLKDPIYGYIEIDKEIMEKVVDSESFQRLRNIKQTSYTPLYSSALHNRFIHSIGVYYLGSLAFEELRIKIENQDILDKENLIQIGKSFRLACLLHDVGHSSFSHSGEEFYLREDSENGPKIYQDLIEIVGNEIFESDVNKYHGLKKFAAPHEIMSVIVSLERFKEFIEYKKIDIDFFSRCILGYKYSYETKENDIKNLFITLLNSKIIDVDKLDYLIRDSFVTGFESISIDYKRLLENLDIKIENNKKYLVFDKGALSVLENVIYAHDSEKKWIQNHPVVLYEHFLIQHTIKNINRNLASSLFCKEALLNEGKLISEQKFRLLCDSDIIFLLKNKYPTDLTDEYFHRSERRHPVWKSEAEYKAIFSRDLGDYKLNELSIIFKKISKYLEDKSKVPVINEDLILLLKEAKEKVVEDKIIDLKDRNRLLNDYEEMLKWVESLKKYSKENELKFDYTVFFTNNFRSGFQKAEFSNLKIYFPNLKKSYKLKDILPLLNSDVYEDQFFYLYYKRCGKEIDVSNFANFLKKNLF; encoded by the coding sequence ATGAACAAGAAAAGATTAAAAGATCCGATATATGGGTATATTGAAATAGATAAAGAAATTATGGAAAAAGTTGTGGATTCTGAATCATTTCAAAGATTAAGAAACATTAAACAAACTAGTTATACGCCTTTGTATTCATCAGCTTTACATAATAGATTTATACATTCGATAGGGGTATATTATTTAGGAAGTTTAGCTTTCGAGGAATTGCGGATAAAAATAGAAAATCAAGATATTTTAGACAAAGAAAATTTAATTCAAATTGGAAAAAGTTTTAGACTAGCTTGTTTATTACATGATGTAGGTCATTCATCTTTTTCACATTCAGGAGAAGAATTTTATTTGAGAGAAGATTCAGAAAATGGGCCTAAGATATATCAAGATTTGATAGAAATAGTTGGTAATGAAATTTTTGAATCCGATGTAAACAAGTATCATGGGTTAAAAAAATTTGCAGCACCCCATGAAATTATGAGTGTAATAGTTTCTTTAGAGAGGTTTAAAGAATTTATAGAATATAAAAAAATAGATATAGATTTTTTTTCTAGATGTATTTTAGGATATAAATATAGTTATGAAACTAAAGAAAATGATATAAAAAACTTATTTATAACTTTATTAAATTCAAAAATAATAGATGTAGATAAATTAGATTATTTAATTAGAGATTCTTTTGTAACTGGTTTTGAAAGTATTTCCATTGATTATAAAAGATTATTAGAGAATCTAGATATAAAAATAGAAAATAATAAAAAATATTTAGTTTTTGATAAGGGAGCTTTAAGTGTTCTGGAAAATGTTATTTATGCGCATGATTCTGAAAAAAAGTGGATTCAAAATCATCCGGTAGTTTTATATGAACATTTTTTGATTCAGCATACTATTAAAAATATAAATAGGAATTTAGCATCTTCTTTGTTCTGTAAAGAAGCTTTATTAAATGAAGGTAAATTAATATCAGAACAAAAATTTAGATTATTGTGTGATTCTGATATAATATTTTTATTAAAAAATAAATATCCAACAGATTTAACAGATGAATATTTTCATAGAAGTGAAAGAAGACATCCTGTTTGGAAATCAGAAGCTGAGTATAAAGCTATTTTTTCTAGAGATTTAGGTGATTATAAATTAAATGAACTAAGTATTATTTTCAAAAAAATATCAAAATACTTAGAAGATAAATCAAAAGTTCCAGTGATTAATGAAGATTTAATTTTATTATTAAAAGAGGCTAAGGAAAAAGTTGTAGAAGATAAAATAATAGATTTAAAGGATAGAAATAGACTTTTAAATGATTATGAAGAAATGTTAAAATGGGTAGAATCTTTAAAAAAATATTCAAAAGAGAACGAATTAAAGTTTGATTATACTGTATTTTTTACCAATAATTTTAGAAGTGGCTTTCAGAAAGCAGAATTTTCAAATTTAAAAATTTATTTTCCAAATTTAAAGAAGAGTTATAAATTAAAAGATATTTTACCACTTTTAAATTCAGATGTTTATGAAGATCAATTTTTTTATCTTTATTATAAAAGATGTGGAAAAGAGATAGACGTTTCTAATTTTGCAAATTTTTTAAAAAAGAATTTATTTTAA
- a CDS encoding alpha-amylase family glycosyl hydrolase: MKDVILHAFNWKYRDIINELQNITDSGFGAILIAPPLYSDPDGKEWWQRYQPKDYRILLSYLGDKADLEELIGKAHEKEIKIYADIVLNHMANEDRKDKLTFPGEEELEKYSANIDYYEKNKLYGNLKKELFYEGDFNDQVNIEDWTDPIDVQNGQLGDLPDLKSKQNVLHHQRKLFYELRNMGFDGFRLDAVKHLNEKQIENIVDQFYLEDSFLFGEVLATNKAEIDMFLKPFLSETDISAYDFPLQEQLRKAFGYQGSLKLLVDPFSYDKALHWSRAVTFTVNHDLPLNESFRPLMLNPEDEFLANVYIFGRDGGIPLVYSDNNESTLENGSGISHPEDSNRWVGTYKRDDIRAMIKFHNTVIGEPMVILYEHDDLLIFRRGEKGIIAINKSNESMSADISLFGLKNPAEFKELIHGYEMKLNGEEHFNLEIAPRSAQIWLGVL, encoded by the coding sequence ATGAAAGATGTTATTCTTCATGCTTTTAATTGGAAATATAGAGATATTATAAATGAATTACAAAATATTACAGACAGTGGTTTTGGAGCTATACTTATTGCTCCACCTTTATATAGTGACCCTGATGGGAAGGAGTGGTGGCAACGCTATCAACCTAAAGACTATAGAATTCTTCTTTCATACCTTGGAGATAAAGCTGATCTTGAAGAATTAATAGGAAAAGCTCATGAAAAAGAAATTAAAATTTATGCTGATATTGTATTAAATCATATGGCAAATGAAGATCGAAAGGATAAATTAACATTTCCTGGGGAAGAGGAGTTAGAAAAATATTCAGCAAACATTGATTATTATGAAAAAAATAAATTATATGGAAATTTAAAGAAAGAATTGTTCTATGAAGGAGATTTTAATGATCAGGTTAATATTGAAGATTGGACAGATCCTATTGATGTACAAAATGGGCAACTTGGAGATTTGCCTGATTTAAAAAGTAAACAAAATGTGTTGCATCATCAACGTAAATTATTTTACGAATTAAGAAATATGGGATTTGATGGATTTAGATTAGATGCAGTTAAACATCTTAATGAAAAACAAATAGAAAATATTGTTGACCAGTTTTATTTGGAAGATTCTTTTTTATTTGGAGAAGTTCTAGCTACAAATAAAGCTGAAATTGATATGTTTTTAAAACCATTCTTATCTGAAACTGATATTTCTGCTTATGATTTCCCTCTTCAAGAACAGCTTAGAAAAGCATTTGGATATCAAGGTTCTCTTAAACTTTTAGTAGATCCTTTTTCTTATGATAAAGCTCTTCATTGGTCACGTGCTGTTACATTTACTGTTAATCATGATTTACCTCTCAATGAAAGTTTCAGACCTTTAATGCTAAATCCAGAGGATGAATTTTTAGCAAATGTTTATATTTTTGGTAGAGATGGCGGAATACCTTTAGTTTATTCTGACAATAATGAATCAACTTTAGAAAATGGTAGTGGGATAAGTCACCCTGAAGATTCTAATCGGTGGGTAGGAACTTATAAAAGAGATGATATAAGAGCTATGATCAAGTTTCATAATACTGTTATAGGGGAACCTATGGTGATACTCTACGAACATGATGATTTACTTATCTTTCGAAGAGGGGAGAAAGGAATTATAGCTATTAATAAAAGTAATGAATCCATGAGTGCTGATATTTCACTTTTTGGTCTTAAAAATCCTGCAGAATTTAAAGAGTTAATTCATGGTTATGAAATGAAGCTTAATGGAGAAGAACACTTTAATCTTGAAATAGCTCCTCGTTCAGCTCAAATATGGTTAGGAGTTCTATAA
- a CDS encoding ATP-binding cassette domain-containing protein, with amino-acid sequence MNIIEFKDVAKSHFTQKLYENVNLEINKGDKIAIVGNNGSGKSTLLKLINGDEDPTFGDIIIEEEVQISYFDQFGETNLDKSVKELLDSPFEHIIKAQAYLEKVSTEFTGEAENDEKVMKEFQKASDIFESLGAYDYIHIQSEFIDVFGLGNKLDRKFKELSGGEKQYVRLAIALFKESNLIMLDEPLSYFDKKKTAWLANFIGESHKAFLVISHNVDFIRSFSNRFFDVDNFKVTTYEGDYRTYQQEKKIRIKEEKKENEKKDAEIAEMRERILRKERLLERVEDKRSHAIILRRMERELEELENGKFIHSQESEYAYNSKREKYFTFNRDIGDVIASFNNVSKEYPEKPLYKNVNFEIFKDSKMCIVGENGSGKSTLLKMLLGEEVPTTGTIDLNPRAKFAYIGQENILEDENMRIAEYIQDKTGLNQDFIEGAIDTLFNYQEEFRSKKLNMLSGGEKKRLEIFSNILAETHLLVIDEPSTYMDSYSRTTIANMLKEYEGAVVLVTHDKELLRMIDFQMFDIRDRLFREKERA; translated from the coding sequence ATGAATATTATTGAATTTAAAGATGTAGCAAAATCACATTTCACTCAAAAGTTATATGAAAATGTTAATTTGGAGATCAACAAGGGAGATAAGATTGCTATTGTTGGTAATAATGGAAGTGGAAAATCAACTTTATTAAAATTAATAAATGGAGATGAGGATCCAACTTTTGGAGATATAATAATTGAAGAAGAAGTACAAATTTCTTACTTTGATCAATTTGGAGAAACAAATTTAGATAAATCAGTAAAAGAATTACTAGATTCACCCTTTGAGCATATAATAAAAGCTCAAGCTTACTTGGAAAAAGTTTCAACTGAGTTTACAGGTGAAGCAGAAAATGATGAAAAAGTCATGAAAGAATTTCAAAAAGCATCAGATATTTTTGAAAGTTTAGGAGCATATGACTACATTCATATACAATCTGAATTTATAGATGTATTTGGATTAGGTAATAAATTAGATAGGAAATTTAAAGAGTTAAGTGGTGGAGAAAAGCAATATGTAAGACTTGCAATAGCTTTATTTAAAGAATCTAATCTGATAATGTTAGATGAACCACTATCATATTTTGATAAAAAGAAGACTGCTTGGTTAGCTAACTTTATAGGGGAAAGTCATAAAGCATTTTTAGTTATTTCCCATAATGTTGATTTTATTAGATCATTTTCCAATAGATTCTTTGATGTGGATAATTTTAAAGTAACTACATATGAAGGGGACTATAGAACTTACCAACAGGAAAAAAAGATAAGAATAAAGGAAGAAAAAAAAGAGAATGAGAAAAAAGATGCTGAAATAGCAGAAATGCGTGAAAGAATTTTAAGAAAAGAAAGATTGTTAGAAAGAGTTGAAGACAAACGTTCTCACGCTATAATCTTAAGAAGAATGGAAAGAGAATTGGAAGAATTGGAAAATGGAAAATTTATACATTCTCAAGAATCTGAATATGCTTATAATTCCAAAAGAGAGAAATATTTTACATTTAATAGAGACATTGGTGATGTAATAGCTTCATTTAATAATGTTTCTAAGGAATATCCTGAAAAACCATTATATAAAAATGTTAATTTTGAAATATTTAAAGATAGTAAAATGTGTATTGTAGGAGAAAATGGAAGTGGAAAATCAACTTTATTAAAGATGCTTCTAGGAGAAGAAGTACCTACCACAGGAACTATTGACCTAAATCCTAGGGCAAAATTTGCTTATATAGGGCAAGAAAATATTTTAGAAGATGAAAATATGAGAATTGCAGAATATATTCAAGATAAAACTGGTTTAAACCAAGATTTTATTGAAGGGGCCATTGATACTCTTTTCAATTACCAAGAAGAATTTAGAAGTAAAAAATTAAATATGTTAAGTGGTGGAGAGAAAAAGAGATTAGAAATATTTAGTAATATTTTAGCTGAAACCCACTTACTTGTAATAGATGAACCTTCTACTTATATGGACAGTTACTCTAGAACTACAATTGCAAATATGTTAAAGGAATATGAAGGTGCTGTTGTACTAGTAACCCATGACAAAGAATTATTAAGAATGATTGATTTTCAAATGTTTGACATTAGAGATAGATTATTTAGAGAGAAAGAAAGAGCTTAA
- a CDS encoding ABC transporter ATP-binding protein: MIKIKNISKSFDDLKVINDISFEIEKKEIVCILGPSGCGKSTLLNIIAGLNKDYLGTIENNVGKISYVFQEDRLLEWKTVYENIQFVNRNSEKKDILKLIKEIGLEDFENSYPRELSGGMRQRCSIARAFNFKAPLLIMDEPFKSLDYTLSLQMIKKLIKVWEERENSILMVTHNIDQALLLGNKLLVLSKKPTILLEEIKIHIPQDKRKLTDKFLIDTRNRIIDLLI; encoded by the coding sequence ATGATAAAGATTAAAAATATTTCTAAAAGTTTTGATGATTTGAAGGTTATTAATGATATCTCTTTTGAAATTGAAAAAAAAGAGATTGTATGTATACTAGGACCTTCAGGTTGTGGAAAATCAACTTTACTAAATATAATAGCAGGGTTAAACAAAGATTATTTAGGGACAATTGAAAATAATGTTGGTAAAATTTCATATGTCTTTCAAGAAGATAGATTACTTGAATGGAAGACTGTATATGAGAATATTCAGTTTGTTAATAGGAATTCAGAAAAAAAAGATATATTAAAATTAATAAAGGAAATTGGACTAGAAGATTTTGAAAATAGTTATCCTAGAGAGTTAAGTGGTGGAATGAGACAAAGATGTTCCATTGCAAGGGCCTTTAACTTTAAAGCTCCACTTCTTATTATGGATGAGCCCTTTAAATCCCTAGACTATACCCTTTCTCTACAAATGATTAAAAAATTAATTAAAGTTTGGGAGGAACGGGAAAATTCAATTTTAATGGTAACACATAATATTGATCAAGCATTGTTGCTAGGAAATAAATTACTTGTTTTATCAAAAAAACCAACAATTTTACTTGAAGAGATAAAAATTCATATTCCACAAGATAAAAGAAAACTTACAGACAAATTCTTAATAGATACAAGAAATAGAATAATAGATTTATTAATTTAA
- a CDS encoding ABC transporter substrate-binding protein: protein MKKIFTLIFTLLSLTIFGNNKIKVIAPMGAPSMTLLKVMDENKVIGNKEIEYEILNASDVLASKIISKEADIAIIPSNLASNLYNKDINIKLVSTSVWGILYLVSRDDSVKTWEDLRGKEITTIGRNLTPDAILRYLIKANKLKVGKDIKLTYINSAPELAQLFLAGKIDIAIIPEPILSSVLMKKKDTNIIFNIQDEWKKTTKIAIPQVVMIAQGDLVKNNKEFLDEFIENYKNSIQWVNANPNKGEEISLKLSKRNRGKIMASSIKRSNLMFKNAKDSKKELEEYYKVLLEFNPKLIGGKLPDDKFYYEK from the coding sequence ATGAAAAAAATATTTACATTAATATTCACACTACTATCACTAACTATCTTTGGGAACAATAAAATCAAAGTTATTGCACCAATGGGTGCCCCATCTATGACTTTATTAAAAGTAATGGATGAAAATAAAGTGATTGGAAATAAAGAGATAGAATATGAAATATTAAATGCATCAGATGTTCTTGCATCTAAAATCATATCAAAAGAAGCTGATATAGCAATTATTCCATCAAATTTAGCAAGTAATTTATATAATAAAGATATTAATATTAAATTAGTTTCAACATCAGTTTGGGGAATTTTATATTTAGTTTCAAGGGATGATTCTGTTAAAACCTGGGAAGACTTAAGAGGAAAAGAAATCACTACAATTGGTAGAAACTTAACTCCTGATGCTATTTTAAGATATCTTATAAAAGCTAATAAGTTAAAGGTTGGAAAAGATATAAAATTAACTTATATAAACAGTGCCCCTGAATTAGCTCAACTATTTTTAGCAGGAAAAATTGATATAGCAATTATACCTGAACCTATTCTTTCATCAGTATTAATGAAGAAAAAGGATACCAATATTATTTTTAATATTCAAGATGAATGGAAAAAAACTACAAAAATAGCTATTCCTCAAGTGGTTATGATAGCCCAAGGTGATTTAGTTAAAAACAACAAGGAATTTCTAGATGAATTTATTGAAAATTACAAAAATAGTATTCAATGGGTAAATGCTAATCCTAATAAAGGAGAGGAAATCAGTTTAAAACTTAGCAAAAGGAATCGAGGAAAAATAATGGCTTCATCAATTAAAAGGAGCAATTTAATGTTTAAAAATGCAAAGGATTCTAAAAAAGAGCTGGAAGAATATTATAAAGTTCTTTTAGAATTCAATCCAAAATTAATTGGAGGGAAATTACCAGATGATAAATTCTATTATGAAAAATAA
- a CDS encoding ABC transporter permease — translation MINSIMKNKEKLYTLLSILSLIIIWKVLAVIINKSILVPSPEETFKELIYIIKSPYFVVTVLGTIKRVLLGFFISFILAIVLSLLAGFNNIIYYLLKPIVTIIKVIPTMGIILLALIWLKSEYATIFVGFLIIFPILYENNLKGIKSVDKNLLEMGKIYEISQYNLIKDIYFPSMKPFILAGINNALSINLKIIVAAEVLSQLPNSIGSFLQIEKTALNTSGVFAWCLVALIIGGSFEIILGYISKIK, via the coding sequence ATGATAAATTCTATTATGAAAAATAAGGAAAAACTATATACGTTATTGTCTATTTTATCCTTAATTATAATATGGAAAGTTTTAGCAGTGATAATAAACAAAAGTATATTGGTTCCATCTCCAGAAGAGACCTTTAAAGAATTAATTTATATTATAAAATCTCCCTATTTTGTAGTCACAGTTCTTGGTACAATTAAAAGGGTTCTTCTTGGATTTTTCATATCCTTTATATTAGCTATAGTTTTAAGTTTACTTGCAGGTTTTAATAATATAATTTATTACCTTCTAAAACCTATAGTGACAATAATAAAAGTAATCCCAACTATGGGGATTATATTACTTGCTCTTATTTGGTTAAAATCAGAATATGCCACTATATTTGTAGGTTTTTTAATTATCTTTCCTATTTTATATGAGAATAATTTAAAGGGAATAAAATCAGTTGATAAGAATTTATTAGAGATGGGTAAAATATATGAGATTAGTCAGTATAATTTAATAAAGGATATTTATTTTCCATCTATGAAGCCCTTTATTCTAGCAGGAATTAACAATGCTTTGTCAATAAATTTAAAAATTATTGTAGCTGCTGAAGTATTAAGTCAACTTCCTAATTCTATTGGAAGTTTTCTTCAAATTGAAAAAACAGCCTTAAACACTTCAGGAGTTTTTGCTTGGTGTTTAGTTGCTTTAATAATAGGTGGTTCTTTTGAAATAATATTAGGTTATATTTCTAAAATAAAGTAA
- a CDS encoding Crp/Fnr family transcriptional regulator: MKDNTEFQFLDTDIEKKIQLKPLEIIYHYNFGVSFGIMTKGNLLLVYEDDKGKRMPLKNSKKNGMILGGYDYFLERKVTDNFYYIAMEKTEILKISSEKSKELLTNSNFLFQYLKNTTVDSFSLIEELVYRLDKNVEKFLAYVLLNYSDDGQINIKNFSLFSDFMKCSRSNFYLALGKLIDKGIVKRSGKIITIVKENELEKIAEL, from the coding sequence ATGAAAGATAATACAGAATTTCAATTTTTAGATACGGATATAGAAAAAAAAATACAACTTAAACCTCTTGAAATCATTTATCACTATAATTTTGGAGTGTCATTTGGAATTATGACTAAAGGAAATCTTCTTTTAGTATATGAAGATGATAAAGGAAAAAGAATGCCTTTAAAAAACTCCAAAAAAAATGGAATGATTCTTGGTGGATATGACTATTTTTTAGAAAGAAAAGTCACTGATAACTTCTACTATATAGCAATGGAAAAAACTGAAATACTTAAGATTTCTTCTGAAAAAAGTAAAGAACTTCTCACTAATAGTAACTTTCTTTTTCAGTACCTAAAAAATACAACTGTAGACTCCTTTTCATTAATAGAAGAATTAGTATACCGTTTAGATAAAAATGTTGAAAAATTTCTTGCTTATGTACTTCTTAATTACTCTGATGATGGACAAATAAATATAAAAAACTTTTCTCTATTCTCAGATTTCATGAAATGTAGTAGAAGTAATTTCTATCTAGCTTTAGGAAAATTAATTGACAAGGGAATTGTAAAAAGAAGCGGAAAAATTATAACTATTGTAAAAGAAAATGAATTAGAAAAAATAGCTGAGCTTTAA
- a CDS encoding outer membrane protein OmpK, producing MKKKILIIIMLCFGQLAMAKYEPWNYNMVQVSLFSGNNSADGTRGSVDDIYAEMEGFHRYKLLDLYWFDDFFDISNSGSSDMHGVKPSVYGEFNPRISLDGLLGKDLSIGRFSEWFLSYQFDYDNGDYKGGLRRHQVGIGTYFDLEGFDYIRVNLFSRYATKSYGKPNENKWDGYLFNVAYMAPIHSFENGWTLLYSGWIDYVFGANESEKYSNSWNNTSGTDNSLQWFNQLKLQMDSFGVSASIKVNHSFTEVDSSSSNSSDSTQYILGVHYKF from the coding sequence ATGAAGAAAAAAATATTGATTATTATTATGCTATGCTTTGGTCAACTGGCAATGGCAAAATATGAACCATGGAACTATAATATGGTTCAAGTAAGTTTATTTAGTGGAAATAATTCTGCTGATGGAACTAGAGGAAGTGTTGACGATATCTACGCTGAAATGGAAGGATTTCATAGATATAAATTATTAGATTTATATTGGTTTGATGATTTTTTTGATATTTCAAACTCTGGAAGTAGTGATATGCACGGGGTAAAACCTAGTGTTTATGGAGAATTTAATCCTCGTATATCTTTAGATGGACTTTTAGGAAAAGATCTTTCAATTGGTAGATTCAGTGAATGGTTTCTTTCATATCAATTTGATTATGATAATGGAGACTATAAAGGTGGACTTAGACGTCATCAAGTAGGAATAGGAACTTATTTTGACTTGGAAGGATTTGACTATATTAGAGTAAATTTATTTTCAAGATATGCAACAAAATCATATGGGAAACCAAATGAAAATAAATGGGATGGTTATCTATTTAACGTAGCCTATATGGCCCCTATACACAGCTTTGAAAATGGATGGACACTTTTATACAGTGGATGGATTGATTATGTTTTTGGTGCTAATGAATCTGAAAAATATAGTAACAGTTGGAACAATACTTCTGGAACTGATAACTCTCTTCAATGGTTTAATCAACTTAAACTTCAAATGGATAGTTTTGGTGTGTCTGCTTCAATAAAAGTTAATCATAGTTTTACTGAAGTAGATAGTAGTTCTTCCAATTCTAGTGATTCTACTCAATATATTTTAGGAGTTCACTATAAATTTTAA